One region of Quercus lobata isolate SW786 chromosome 2, ValleyOak3.0 Primary Assembly, whole genome shotgun sequence genomic DNA includes:
- the LOC115977881 gene encoding LOW QUALITY PROTEIN: UDP-glycosyltransferase 88F3-like (The sequence of the model RefSeq protein was modified relative to this genomic sequence to represent the inferred CDS: inserted 2 bases in 1 codon) — protein MQDTIILFPAPGMGHVISMVELGKLILHHYSNNFTITILLTAGSFWNTPSVTSYIHRISQSNSNISFYSLPSVSVDTTPTRSRAAMAFDFIRVSSTHVPNALQQISHTSTIRALIIDIFCTSALSIAKQLNLPVYYFYTSGAYALAAFLYFPKIYEQITKSFKDLNNTELHLPGMSPLKSTHMPEPTLDRDDPAYWDMVYFCSHLPKSNGIIANTFEDLEPKVIKTIADGVCVPDEPTPPVYYIGPLIAEAEERAGDDGNEGGDENECLSWLDKQPSRSVVFLCFGSRGSFSXAQVRDIANGLERSGQRFLWVVKKPPQDEKTKQTEQNTLEFNLDSVFPEGFLERTKDRGMVVKSWAPQVAVLRKESVGGFVTHCGWNSVLEAVVAGVPMVAWPLYAEKHLNRNVLVKDMKMAIGVEQREADGFVSGDEVERRVRELMESEEGRELRERIWKMREMASAALGEFGSSTRALVKFVEALG, from the exons aTGCAAGACACAATAATTTTATTCCCAGCTCCAGGCATGGGCCACGTGATTTCAATGGTTGAGCTAGGCAAGCTCATCCTCCACCACTATTCTAACAACTTCACCATTACCATCCTCCTCACCGCCGGCTCTTTCTGGAACACCCCAAGTGTCACCTCTTACATCCATCGTATCTCTCAATCCAACTCCAACATCTCCTTTTACAGCTTACCCTCTGTCTCCGTTGATACCACCCCAACTCGAAGCCGTGCAGCCATGGCCTTTGACTTCATCCGTGTTAGTTCAACCCATGTCCCAAATGCACTCCAACAAATCTCCCACACTTCCACCATTCGTGCTCTTATTATCGACATTTTCTGCACCTCTGCTCTTTCTATAGCCAAACAACTCAACCTTCCTGTTTATTATTTCTACACTTCTGGTGCTTATGCTCTCGCTGCCTTCTTATACTTCCCCAAAATCTATGAACAAATAACAAAGAGCTTTAAGGACCTCAACAACACCGAGCTTCACTTGCCTGGAATGTCACCATTGAAATCCACACACATGCCTGAACCGACCCTTGACCGAGACGACCCAGCTTATTGGGATATGGTCTATTTCTGTTCACATCTTCCGAAATCAAATGGAATTATAGCTAACACGTTTGAGGACCTGGAGCCAAAAGTCATAAAGACCATTGCTGATGGTGTGTGTGTTCCTGATGAGCCAACTCCGCCTGTTTACTATATAGGACCTTTAATTGCTGAAGCCGAAGAACGAGCAGGTGATGATGGAAATGAAGGCGGTGATGAGAATGAGTGTTTGTCATGGCTAGACAAGCAACCGAGTAGAAGTgttgtgttcttgtgttttggTAGCCGGGGATCTTTCAG GGCACAAGTGAGAGACATAGCTAATGGCTTGGAAAGGAGTGGACAAAGGTTCTTGTGGGTGGTGAAAAAGCCACCACAAGATGAGAAAACTAAGCAAACTGAGCAGAATACATTGGAGTTTAATTTGGATAGTGTGTTCCCAGAGGGGTTCCTAGAAAGAACAAAAGATAGGGGCATGGTGGTGAAGTCATGGGCACCCCAAGTGGCGGTGCTAAGAAAGGAATCCGTTGGCGGGTTTGTGACACATTGTGGGTGGAATTCGGTGTTGGAGGCAGTGGTTGCCGGAGTGCCGATGGTGGCGTGGCCACTCTATGCTGAGAAGCATCTGAATAGAAATGTTTTGGTGAAGGATATGAAGATGGCTATTGGCGTTGAGCAGAGAGAGGCTGATGGGTTTGTGAGTGGGGATGAGGTTGAGAGAAGGGTTAGAGAGTTGATGGAGTCGGAAGAAGGGAGAGAACTCAGGGAAAGGATTTGGAAGATGAGAGAAATGGCTTCGGCTGCTTTAGGAGAATTTGGTTCGTCTACCAGAGCCTTGGTTAAATTTGTTGAGGCACTTGGGTAG
- the LOC115975110 gene encoding UDP-glycosyltransferase 88F3-like: MQDTMVLFPAPGMGHMISMVELGKLILHHYHHKFSITILLTTGSFQNTPSVTSYIQRISQSNSSISFYCLPSVSVDTTPTRSRAAMAFEFNRLSTAHVPHALQQISYTSTLRALIIDLFCTSALPIAKQLNLPVYYFYTSGAYALASFLYFPKIHEQITKSFKDLKTTELLFPGMSTLKATHMPEPTLDRDDPAYWDWVYFCSQLPKSNGIIANTFEDLEPKAIKTIADGVCVPDEPTPPVYYIGPLIAEAEERAGEDGNEVGDENECLSWLDRQPSRSVVFLCFGSRGSFTVAQVRDIANGLERSGQRFLWVVKKPPQDEKTKQIEQYASEFNLDSVLPEGFLERTKDRGMVVKSWAPQMAVLRKESVGGFVTHCGWNSVLEAVVAGVPMVAWPLYAEQHLNRNVLVKDMKMAIGVEQREDDGFVRGDEVERRVRELMESEEGRELRKRSWEMREMALAALGEFGSSTRALVKFVEALG, from the coding sequence ATGCAAGACACGATGGTCCTATTCCCAGCTCCAGGCATGGGCCACATGATCTCAATGGTTGAGCTAGGCAAGCTCATCCTCCACCACTACCATCATAAGTTCTCCATCACCATCCTCCTCACCACAGGCTCCTTCCAGAACACCCCAAGTGTCACCTCTTACATCCAACGTATCTCCCAATCCAACTCCTCCATCTCCTTTTACTGCTTACCCTCTGTCTCTGTTGACACAACCCCAACTCGAAGCCGTGCAGCCATGGCCTTCGAGTTCAACCGCCTCAGTACTGCCCATGTCCCCCATGCACTCCAACAGATCTCCTACACATCCACTCTTAGGGCTCTTATCATTGACCTTTTTTGCACCTCAGCTCTTCCTATAGCCAAACAACTCAACCTTCCTGTTTATTATTTCTACACTTCTGGTGCTTATGCTCTCGCTTCTTTCTTATACTTTCCCAAGATCCATGAGCAAATAACAAAAAGCTTTAAGGACCTTAAAACCACTGAGCTTCTCTTCCCCGGAATGTCAACATTGAAAGCCACCCACATGCCTGAACCAACCCTCGATCGAGACGATCCAGCTTACTGGGACTGGGTCTACTTCTGTTCACAGCTTCCAAAATCAAATGGGATTATAGCAAACACGTTTGAGGACCTGGAGCCAAAAGCCATAAAGACCATTGCTGATGGTGTATGTGTCCCTGATGAGCCAACTCCACCTGTTTACTATATAGGTCCTTTAATTGCTGAAGCAGAAGAACGAGCAGGTGAAGATGGAAATGAAGTTGGTGATGAGAATGAGTGTTTGTCATGGCTTGACAGGCAACCAAGTAGAAGTgttgtgttcttgtgttttggTAGCCGAGGATCTTTCACAGTGGCACAAGTTAGAGACATAGCTAATGGCTTGGAAAGGAGTGGACAAAGGTTCTTGTGGGTGGTGAAAAAGCCACCACAAGATGAGAAAACTAAGCAAATTGAGCAGTATGCATCGGAGTTTAATTTGGATAGTGTGTTGCCAGAGGGGTTCTTAGAAAGAACAAAAGATAGGGGCATGGTGGTGAAGTCATGGGCACCCCAAATGGCGGTGCTAAGAAAGGAATCCGTTGGCGGGTTTGTGACACATTGTGGGTGGAATTCGGTGTTGGAGGCAGTGGTTGCCGGAGTGCCGATGGTGGCGTGGCCACTCTATGCTGAGCAGCATCTGAATAGAAATGTTTTGGTGAAGGATATGAAGATGGCTATTGGCGTGGAGCAGAGAGAGGATGATGGGTTTGTGAGAGGGGATGAGGTTGAGAGAAGGGTTAGAGAGTTGATGGAGTCGGAAGAAGGGAGAGAACTCAGGAAAAGGAGCTGGGAGATGAGAGAAATGGCTTTGGCTGCTTTAGGAGAATTTGGTTCGTCTACCAGAGCCTTGGTTAAGTTCGTTGAGGCACTTGGGTAG